A single genomic interval of Macadamia integrifolia cultivar HAES 741 chromosome 6, SCU_Mint_v3, whole genome shotgun sequence harbors:
- the LOC122082171 gene encoding uncharacterized protein LOC122082171 — MNIQPKVQLFLWRCGHEAITIAAGLSKRGVGLNPRCSLCHTQIEDPIHALFRCDLASACWLTSPLRLNIWKARIRAVFERKHASLSSTFAAYTLMIVEASDSFKKSGRPPAEIPIPLSTLTPSLDSFYAIFTDGSWKSTDSSCGRGCIVWDPHGLFVAAKCKHCSAVSAYASKMEAIRDGMQLALSLGLSQITIQSDCSPAISFQNGLVPSLDWASTAIAQDVITLFASFDAIRFSHIQRANSATSDFLACGARMLRLSFVWWFRPPPFLVNSSLISGRCFNRSFFLSTKSILVL; from the exons ATGAATATCCAACCAAAGGTCCAACTGTTCCTATGGCGTTGTGGACACGAAGCGATCACGATTGCTGCAGGACTATCTAAGAGGGGAGTTGGTTTGAATCCTCGTTGTTCCCTCTGTCATACTCAGATCGAGGACCCTATTCATGCGCTATTTCGTTGTGATCTTGCCTCTGCTTGTTGGTTGACCTCTCCTCTGCGCCTGAAT ATTTGGAAAGCCAGAATCCGTGCTGTGTTTGAACGCAAGCACGCATCCTTAAGTTCAACATTTGCTGCTTACACTCTTATGATCGTTGAGGCTTCAGATTCGTTCAAAAAGAGTGGTAGGCCTCCTGCCGAGATTCCTATCCCACTAAGCACACTCACCCCCTCTCTGGACTCCTTTTATGCAATCTTCACTGACGGCTCTTGGAAATCCACTGATTCCAGTTGCGGTAGGGGTTGTATCGTTTGGGACCCTCATGGCCTCTTTGTGGCAGCTAAGTGTAAACACTGCTCCGCAGTGTCGGCATATGCATCTAAAATGGAGGCCATTCGTGACGGTATGCAGCTTGCTCTCAGCCTTGGCCTGTCTCAGATCACTATTCAATCTGATTGCTCCCCGGCCATCTCCTTCCAAAATGGTTTGGTGCCATCCCTTGACTGGGCTAGCACCGCTATTGCCCAAGATGTGATCACTCTCTTCGCCAGTTTTGACGCCATCAGGTTTTCCCACATCCAGCGTGCAAACAGTGCAACCTCGGATTTCCTTGCCTGCGGAGCTCGAATGCTCAGGCTTTCTTTTGTTTGGTGGTTTCGGCCACCCCCTTTCCTTGTAAACAGCTCCCTTATTTCTGGACGGTGTTTCAAccgttctttctttctttcaacaaAAAGCATTCTCGttttatga
- the LOC122082871 gene encoding cell number regulator 6-like yields the protein MAEGNGLSRYVKLTKEQAPVDDITPGELNQPIQVPQLAVHRCNECGQPLPESYAPPANEPWSTGIFGCAEDTESCWTGLFCPCVLFGRNVEHLKEDIPWTRPCICHAICIEGGIALAAATAVFHGIDPRTSFLICEALLFSWWMCGIYTGLFRQSLQKKYHLKNSPCDPCMVHCCMHWCALCQEHREMKGRLSDNLAMPMTIINPPPVQEMNANENQESARATANGVEHTDVEIQALDSEYVVQRLN from the exons ATGGCGGAGGGGAATGGGTTATCTCGTTATGTGAAGCTTACCAAGGAACAAGCTCCCGTGGACGATATCACTCCAGGGGAGCTCAATCAACCCATTCAAGTGCCTCAG TTGGCTGTTCACAGATGCAATGAGTGTGGTCAGCCCCTTCCTGAGAGCTATGCGCCTCCCGCAAATGAACCTTGGTCAACTGGGATATTTGGTTGTGCTGAAGATACTGAGAGTT GCTGGACTGGACTGTTTTGTCCATGCGTTTTGTTTGGGCGCAATGTGGAACACCTGAAAGAAGATATTCCCTGGACAAGGCCATGCATTTGTCATGCTATTTGTATTGAAGGTGGCATTGCACTAGCAGCCGCAACAGCAGTCTTCCATGGCATTGATCCAAGGACATCTTTTCTCATTTGTGAGGCTTTGCTGTTTTCTTGGTGGATGTGTGGCATCTACACTGGTCTTTTTCGACAATCTTTACAGAAAAAATATCATCTCAAG AACTCCCCTTGTGACCCATGCATGGTACATTGCTGCATGCACTGGTGCGCATTATGTCAGGAGCACAGGGAAATGAAAGGACGTTTGTCTGATAATCTTGCCATGCCTATGACAATTATCAACCCTCCTCCAGTGCAAGAAATGAATGCAAATGAGAACCAGGAGTCTGCACGTGCCACAGCCAATGGTGTTGAGCACACTGATGTGGAGATACAAGCCTTGGATTCAGAGTATGTGGTACAAAGGTTAAActaa
- the LOC122082686 gene encoding leucine-rich repeat receptor-like protein kinase TDR, translating into MKPNSAFPLTFFFFFSLKVTMVLSATLPLQLVSLLYLKASVKDPLSSLHDWNTSTLSTNAALSNSNPVWCSWSGVVCDQETSHITSLDLSHRNLSGLIPSEIRFLSDLNNLNLSGNAFDGAFPTDIFELSKLRTLDVSHNNFSSIFPPGISKLRFLTVFNAYSNSFNGSLPQEIVRLRFLVKLNLGGSFFQGSIPAGYGSLPRLKFLHLAGNSLQGPIPPELCFLTQLEHLEIGYNEFSGGIPVEFGLLSNLRYLDISTSNLSGYLPSELGNLTLLESLFLFMNRFNGEIPVSFSNLGALKVLDLSDNSLSGSIPEGFSKLKELTALSLMYNNLTGEIPDGIGELPKLGTLFLWNNSLTGNLPHKLGSNAKLQKLDVSSNLLSGPIPPSLCLGNQLFKLILFSNRFDSEIPPSLANCTSLWRFRIEDNRLTGEIPPGFGLLPNLTYMDLSMNNLSGKIPRDLGNASRLQLLNISGNPFGTELPANIWSAPNLQIFSASFCKLTGKIPDFIGCHSLYKLEMEGNSLNGSIPWDIGHCEKLLCLSLRQNSLTGIIPWEISTLPFITDVDLSHNLLSGTIPSNFNNCSTLESFNVSFNQLTGPIPSSANIFHPSSFSGNEGLCGGAVEKPCQSEMTTNDEKLRQQPKKTAGAIVWIMAAAFGVGLFILFAGSRCFHANYSRRFNDEQRVGPWKLTAFQRLNFTADDVLECLSMSDKIIGMGSAGTVYRAEMPGGEIIAVKKLWSKHKETVRRRRGVLAEVEVLGNVRHRNIVRLLGCCSNSESTLLLYEYMPNGSLDDLLHGKNKGENLVADWLTRYKIAVGVAQGICYLHHDCDPVIVHRDLKPSNILLDAEMEARVADFGVAKLIQTDESMSVIAGSYGYIAPEYAYTLQVDEKSDIYSFGVVLMEILCGKRSVAAEFGDGNSIVDWVKSKMKSKDGVVEILDKNAGSSCASVREEMMLVLRVALLCTSKNPADRPSMRDVLSMLHEAKPKRKSPSGRLCSGVDNAVHGGATGGVGGGGGGPLTQKLDC; encoded by the exons ATGAAGCCCAATTCTGCTTTCCctctcaccttcttcttcttcttctccttgaaaGTTACTATGGTTCTCTCTGCAACTCTCCCTCTTCAACTAGTTTCTCTGCTCTACCTCAAAGCTTCTGTTAAAGaccctctttcctctctccaTGACTGGAATACCAGCACCCTTTCCACCAATGCTGCTTTGTCTAACTCTAACCCTGTCTGGTGTTCCTGGTCGGGCGTCGTATGTGACCAAGAAACCTCCCATATCACTTCTCTTGATCTTTCTCACCGTAACCTCTCTGGACTAATCCCCTCTGAAATCCGATTCTTGTCTGACTTGAACAACCTAAACCTTAGTGGGAATGCCTTTGATGGAGCGTTCCCGACTGACATTTTTGAATTATCTAAGCTCAGGACTCTCGACGTTAGCCACAACAATTTTAGTTCCATTTTCCCTCCAGGGATCTCCAAGCTCAGATTTTTAACTGTTTTTAACGCTTACAGCAACAGTTTTAACGGTTCGTTGCCACAAGAAATCGTTAGGCTTCGGTTTCTTGTAAAGCTCAACCTTGGTGGGAGCTTCTTCCAAGGTAGCATTCCTGCAGGTTATGGCAGTTTGCCGAGGTTGAAGTTTCTACATTTAGCGGGAAATTCTTTGCAGGGACCGATTCCACCCGAATTGTGTTTCTTGACTCAGCTCGAGCATTTGGAGATCGGTTACAACGAGTTCTCCGGTGGGATTCCGGTGGAGTTCGGTCTTTTATCAAATCTCAGATACCTCGACATTTCTACTTCGAATCTCTCTGGTTATCTACCATCTGAGCTTGGGAACTTAACTCTGCTAGAGTCTCTGTTTCTCTTCATGAACAGGTTTAATGGTGAAATTCCGGTGAGTTTTTCCAATTTGGGAGCTCTGAAAGTTCTCGATTTATCAGATAATAGTCTATCAGGCTCGATTCCAGAAGGGTTTTCTAAATTGAAGGAGCTGACGGCGTTGAGCTTAATGTACAACAATTTAACCGGAGAAATCCCTGACGGAATCGGTGAGCTTCCAAAACTCGGAACGTTATTCCTTTGGAACAATTCTCTTACTGGGAATCTCCCACACAAGCTCGGATCAAATGCAAAGTTACAGAAGCTCGATGTTTCTTCGAACTTGCTAAGTGGTCCGATCCCGCCAAGTCTATGCCTCGGAAACCAACTCTTTAAGCTCATACTCTTCTCCAACAGGTTCGATTCCGAAATCCCTCCATCTCTCGCAAATTGTACTTCTCTGTGGAGGTTTCGCATCGAAGATAACAGACTCACAGGCGAAATCCCACCTGGTTTTGGTCTATTGCCAAACCTAACTTACATGGACCTGAGCATGAACAATTTGAGCGGTAAAATCCCGAGAGATCTCGGGAACGCTTCAAGATTGCAACTTCTCAACATTTCCGGAAACCCATTTGGAACAGAGTTGCCTGCTAACATATGGAGCGCACCCAATTTACAAATTTTCTCTGCAAGTTTCTGCAAACTCACCGGAAAAATTCCTGATTTCATCGGTTGCCATAGCTTGTATAAGCTCGAAATGGAAGGTAATTCACTCAATGGAAGCATTCCATGGGACATTGGACATTGCGAGAAGCTTCTGTGCTTGAGTCTGCGGCAAAATTCTCTCACAGGAATAATCCCCTGGGAAATCTCAACCCTACCTTTCATCACCGACGTTGATCTCTCCCACAATCTCCTCTCTGGTACAATTCCATCGAACTTTAATAATTGCAGTACTTTAGAGAGCTTCAACGTCTCCTTCAACCAGCTCACCGGGCCGATACCCTCTTCCGCCAATATCTTTCACCCATCATCGTTCTCCGGCAACGAAGGCCTCTGCGGCGGTGCCGTCGAGAAGCCTTGCCAGTCAGAGATGACCACCAACGACGAGAAACTCCGGCAGCAACCGAAGAAGACCGCCGGAGCGATCGTGTGGATCATGGCTGCAGCATTTGGGGTAGGCCTCTTCATCCTGTTCGCAGGTAGCCGATGCTTCCACGCAAATTACAGCCGTAGATTTAACGATGAGCAGAGGGTGGGTCCATGGAAGTTGACCGCGTTCCAAAGGTTGAATTTCACGGCGGATGATGTACTAGAATGCTTATCAATGAGTGACAAGATCATCGGGATGGGGTCCGCAGGGACCGTATACAGAGCCGAAATGCCAGGTGGCGAGATCATAGCGGTTAAGAAACTGTGGAGTAAGCATAAAGAGACGGTGCGGAGACGACGTGGGGTGCTGGCGGAGGTGGAGGTGTTGGGGAATGTGAGACACCGTAATATCGTGAGACTGTTAGGATGCTGCAGCAACAGCGAGAGTACGCTGCTGTTGTACGAATACATGCCTAATGGGAGCTTAGACGACTTATTGCATGGGAAGAACAAAGGAGAGAATCTGGTGGCGGATTGGCTCACCCGGTACAAGATAGCAGTCGGTGTAGCTCAGGGTATATGTTACCTTCACCACGACTGCGACCCTGTCATCGTGCACCGTGATTTGAAGCCAAGTAATATCTTGTTGGATGCTGAGATGGAAGCCAGGGTGGCGGATTTCGGTGTCGCCAAGTTGATTCAGACTGACGAATCCATGTCAGTAATTGCGGGTTCCTATGGCTACATTGCTCCAG AATATGCATATACGCTGCAAGTTGACGAGAAGAGTGATATATACAGCTTCGGGGTGGTGTTAATGGAGATATTATGTGGGAAGAGATCGGTGGCTGCGGAGTTTGGTGATGGGAATAGTATTGTAGACTGGGTGAAGTCGAAGATGAAGAGCAAAGATGGGGTAGTTGAGATACTTGACAAGAACGCAGGGTCTTCTTGTGCGTCGGTGAGGGAGGAGATGATGTTAGTGCTAAGAGTGGCATTGCTCTGCACTAGTAAGAATCCTGCTGACCGGCCTTCGATGAGAGATGTCTTGTCGATGCTGCATGAAGCCAAGCCCAAGAGGAAGTCGCCCAGTGGTCGTCTATGTAGCGGTgtagacaatgccgtccacggTGGTGCCACCGGTGGtgtcggtggtggtggtggtggtcctTTGACTCAGAAGCTAGACTGTTAA